A section of the Labrus bergylta chromosome 21, fLabBer1.1, whole genome shotgun sequence genome encodes:
- the map2k4b gene encoding dual specificity mitogen-activated protein kinase kinase 4b isoform X3, whose product MATPSRDSNFTSSSTSGSSNTGNTVGSTSHHFHPQTQSSSMQGFQISLSGVSQSKRKALKLNFANPPVKPASRLPINPTPPSFQNPHIERLRTHSIESSGKLKISPEQHCDFTAEDLRDLGEIGRGAYGSVNKMVHKPTGQIMAVKRIRSTVDEKEQKQLLMDLDVVMRSSDCPYIVQFYGALFREGDCWICMELMSTSLDKFYKYVYFSSDDVIPEEILGNITLATVKALNHLKENLKIIHRDIKPSNILMDRRGNIKLCDFGISGQLVDSIAKTRDAGCRPYMAPERIDPSASRQGYDVRSDVWSLGITLYELATGRFPYPKWNSVFDQLTQVVKGEPPQLSNSEERQFSPKFINFVNLCLTKDESKRPKYRELLKHPFIMIYEERLVDVASYVVRILDQIPASPVSPMYVD is encoded by the exons GGTTTCAGATAAGCCTGTCTGGTGTTTCCCAAA GTAAACGTAAAGCTCTGAAGCTGAACTTTGCCAACCCTCCAGTGAAGCCGGCCTCCAGGCTACCCATCAACCCCACACCCCCCTCCTTCCAGAACCCCCACAT AGAGCGTCTGCGGACGCACTCCATCGAGTCGTCGGGGAAGCTGAAGATTTCTCCGGAGCAGCACTGCGACTTCACGGCCGAGGACCTGAGAGACCTCGGGGAGATCGGCCGGGGGGCGTACGGCTCCGTCAACAAGATGGTCCACAAACCTACGGGACAGATCATGGCTGTCAAG agGATTCGCTCCACGGTGGACGAGAAGGAGCAGAAGCAGCTGCTGATGGACCTCGACGTGGTGATGAGGAGCAGCGACTGTCCCTACATCGTCCAGTTCTACGGAGCACTCTTCAGAGAG GGCGACTGTTGGATCTGCATGGAGCTCATGTCTACCTCATTAGACAAATTCTacaaatatgtatatttttcaTCAGATGACGTCATTCCAGAGGAAATATTAGGAAACATCACATTAGCG ACGGTTAAAGCACTGaaccatttaaaagaaaacttgaaaataaTCCACAGAG ACATCAAACCTTCCAACATTCTGATGGACCGGCGAGGGAACATAAAGCTGTGTGACTTCGGGATCAGCGGTCAGCTCGTCGACTCCATAGCAAAGACTAGAGACGCCGGCTGCAGGCCGTACATGGCG CCGGAGAGGATAGACCCGAGTGCGTCCCGTCAGGGCTACGACGTCCGCTCCGATGTTTGGAGTTTGGGGATCACGCTG tacGAGCTGGCCACAGGACGGTTCCCGTACCCGAAGTGGAACAGCGTCTTCGATCAGCTGACTCAGGTGGTCAAAGGTGAACCGCCGCAGCTCAGCAACTCAGAGGAGCGACAGTTCTCCCCAAAGTTCATCAACTTTGTGAACCTCTG CCTGACAAAGGATGAATCTAAAAGGCCAAAGTACCGAGAGCTTCTG aaaCATCCCTTCATCATGATATACGAGGAGCGCTTAGTGGACGTCGCCTCGTATGTGGTTCGCATCCTGGATCAGATCCCCGCCTCGCCCGTCTCCCCCATGTACGTCGACTGA